Proteins encoded by one window of Dendropsophus ebraccatus isolate aDenEbr1 chromosome 4, aDenEbr1.pat, whole genome shotgun sequence:
- the MEAK7 gene encoding MTOR-associated protein MEAK7 produces MGNTESSAYQRRLARVPPAEQAEIERSFDTLIRSPSKKCVELKAFQDSIGNILPGSMSECIFHGIQSVNITGKAPASSPEVTREQYAMFTVDVLKGTAEEKSAILMPMIGVDNSGQVTGQRVQQFLKVLIGAVVHVLHHQNKLSGWSLKNTRDCDSGIHALATQLMSQIKNPNGVQSVDAPELSSFSRAAIEDWLYKVPMISTLLRIIVTFGFKMLQQNVEHQRDVSSLLPRCRSGKAPNFTSLLDLPSIMYLNAHLPSEMQHKWRLLFSTQVHGESFSQLCGHLVDQGPSLLVLKDSGGFIFGAFASQNWEVKPQFRGDSRCFLFTVSPCLDVFTYTGYNDHYMYLNHSQQTMPNGLGMGGQHDYFGLWIDSNFGKGHSKAKPRCTTYNSPQLSATEEFSIDSMEVWGLGDLSEELQAKNKKSILDADPEAQALLEMTGRTRQSEGLRDKDDET; encoded by the exons ATGGGGAATACAGAGAGCAGCGCCTACCAGAGACGTCTGGCCAGGGTGCCCCCAGCGGAGCAGGCTGAGATAGAGAGGAGCTTTGACACCTTGATAAGAAGCCCAAGTAAGAAATGTGTGGAGCTGAAGGCGTTCCAG GATTCTATTGGCAATATCCTCCCTGGCTCCATGTCTGAGTGCATTTTCCATGGGATACAGAGTGTAAACATAACTGGCAAAGCCCCCGCATCCAGTCCGGAGGTGACCAGGGAGCAGTATGCTATGTTCACGGTAGACGTCCTGAAAGGGACGGCTGAGGAGAAGAGTGCTATCCTAATGCCAATGATCGGAGTTGACAACAGCGGCCAAGTAACAGGACAGCGAGTTCAGCAG TTCCTGAAGGTTTTGATTGGAGCTGTGGTCCACGTCTTACATCACCAGAACAAGCTGTCTGGATGGAGCCTTAAAAACACTCGGGATTGTGACTCTGGGATTCATGCCCTGGCCACACAGTTGATGTCGCAGATAAAGAATCCTAATG GTGTACAGTCTGTAGATGCTCCGGagctctcctccttctccagggCAGCCATTGAAGATTGGCTGTACAAGGTCCCTATGATCTCCACGCTCCTCAGAATCATTGTCACCTTTGGTTTTAAAATGTTGCAGCAGAATGTGGAACATCAGCGAGATGTCAGCAGCCTGCTGCCACGATGCCGTAGTGGGAAGGCACCAAACTTCACCAGCCTTTTGGACCTGCCATCCATCATGTACCTGAACGCCCACCTGCCCTCTGAGATGCAGCACAAATGGCGGCTGCTCTTTTCCACTCAGGTCCATGGAGAGAGCTTCTCCCAGCTATGCGGCCATCTGGTGGACCAAGGACCCAGTCTGTTGGTTCTGAAGGACTCAGGAGGCTTTATCTTTGGAGCATTTGCATCACAGAATTGGGAGGTGAAGCCACAGTTTCGGG GTGACAGCAGATGCTTCCTGTTTACCGTGTCACCATGTTTAGACGTcttcacatatacaggatacaACGACCACTACATGTACCTTAATCATAGTCAGCAGACTATGCCAAATGGACTG GGTATGGGGGGACAGCATGACTATTTTGGGCTCTGGATTGACAGTAATTTTGGGAAAGGCCACAGCAAAGCAAAACCGCGGTGCACAACATATAACAGCCCCCAGCTGTCTGCCACAGAGGAATTCTCTATAGACTCCATGGAGGTTTGGGGGCTCGGGGATCTTTCCGAAGAGTTACAG GCCAAGAACAAGAAAAGCATCCTTGATGCAGACCCAGAAGCGCAGGCACTGCTGGAGATGACAGGAAGGACACGGCAGAGCGAAGGGCTGAGAGATAAAGATGATGAAACGTAA